A window of Vicinamibacterales bacterium genomic DNA:
GCACCCATTGAAACAGAGCAACTGATCGTAGCATAAGGCCGTTAAGGCCTCTTACATGGGCCTAGCGACCAGATTGTCGTATGCTGGAAGGGAGAGAGTCCCAGTATCTTGTGGGTGGCACCACCCCAAACCGTCGAGGAGCATTTATGAAACACACTCTGCTTGCTTGCCTACTCTTTGTGTCTGGCGTTGTCGCAGGCCTAGTGCTCTCCGGTCAGCTTCAGGTCACCGAAGAATCCTCGGCTCGTCCAGCGCCGGAAGTAGTGCAATCTAGGGCTACAGCAGTCCCTACCGTGACCTTGCCAGATTTCAGCGACGTCGCAGCAGCCCGGGTACCTAGTGTAATCAACATTTCGTCACAAACCGTTGAGCGGCAGTCGACGTCGCCATTTTTCAACGACCCCTTCTTTAACTATTTTTTTGGTAACGAGCCAAACCTGTTCGGTCAGCAGCAACGCACGAGCCTCGGTTCGGGGGTCATCGTATCAACGGATGGTTATATCCTCACAAACAACCATGTAGTAGGAAGTGCCGATGCCGAAGTCACAGTGACTCTGCCTGATAATCGGGAATTACCAGCAATCGTCGTCGGCGTGGACCAGTGGACCGACATCGCCCTACTGAAAATCGAAGCCGACGGGCTTCCGGTTCCACCCTGGGGTGACTCGTCTACGATCCGCGTAGCAGAATGGGTACTCGCCATCGGTAATCCATTTCAACTAGACCAGACCGTTACCCTTGGAATCATCAGCGCCGTCCGGCGCGCAAATCTAGGCATCACGACTTACGAAGACTTCATTCAGACAGATGCCGCCATCAATGAAGGGAACTCTGGCGGCGCCTTGATCAACGGACGCGGTGAACTCATCGGGATTAATACAGCAATCTTCACACAAAGCGGAGGCGACCAAGGGGTGGGCTTCGCGGTGCCGAGCAACTTAGCCCGGCGTGTCATGGACGATCTCGTTACGTACGGAGAGGTACAAAGGGGTTCCATCGGCTACATTGAGCTTGCACCACTGACTAATCGGCAAGCCGAACAACTCGGCATGCCTGATGACCGCGGCGCACTGGTCTCGCGCATGCGGCGTGACACTCCCGCTTACGATGCCGGTATCCGCCCCGGTGACGTTATAGTCGCTTTCAATGACGAACCGGTAGACGACGCATCTCACCTACTGCGGTTGCTTGCGGACGCACCAATCGGTGAAGCCGTCGTGCTAACGGGTTCTCGGGAAGGACGGGAAGTCATTTTCGATGTGGAAATCGGTCGGGCAGGAAGCCGCCGCTAGGTCGCGTAAGCGTTCGAACGACCACTGCCCAGCACATCGCGAAGATGCCGGCCAGTGTAAGACTCTTGGACCTGG
This region includes:
- a CDS encoding trypsin-like peptidase domain-containing protein translates to MKHTLLACLLFVSGVVAGLVLSGQLQVTEESSARPAPEVVQSRATAVPTVTLPDFSDVAAARVPSVINISSQTVERQSTSPFFNDPFFNYFFGNEPNLFGQQQRTSLGSGVIVSTDGYILTNNHVVGSADAEVTVTLPDNRELPAIVVGVDQWTDIALLKIEADGLPVPPWGDSSTIRVAEWVLAIGNPFQLDQTVTLGIISAVRRANLGITTYEDFIQTDAAINEGNSGGALINGRGELIGINTAIFTQSGGDQGVGFAVPSNLARRVMDDLVTYGEVQRGSIGYIELAPLTNRQAEQLGMPDDRGALVSRMRRDTPAYDAGIRPGDVIVAFNDEPVDDASHLLRLLADAPIGEAVVLTGSREGREVIFDVEIGRAGSRR